In Syntrophorhabdaceae bacterium, the DNA window CGGATGGATCTCTCGAGGAGTATGTGAACTCCGGCAAAGAGGTTGGCAAGCGTATCCTGCAGGGCAAGGGCTACTGCAAGACCCCCCACTCCCAGGGCCGTCAAGATGGGGGTTATAGAGACCCCCAGTGTATTGAGTACGATCAATAAACCTATAATTACGATCGTTCCCCTGATGATGCTGTAAGCAAGACCCGTTGTCGGTATGGGCAGGTTCGAATCTTCAATGTAGTTACGGAAGATCTTGCCGGAGAGACTTGCCGCGGCAAAGGTTATGGAAAGGATCACTATGACGTCAATGCTCTTATTCAGGTAGTGAACATATTTTACCGGCAGCTCCGATACGGCGATACCGATATATATCCCTATCGCTATGCACCAGTATAAGGACGGCAGGCTCAGGGAGTTGACGATCATATTGTCGAGCCTCGTTTTTGTCCTGTGGGTCCACCTGCGCAGAGCCGTAAAGAGTACCAGTCTGATCGCGAGCAGCACCAATATCGAAAAAAGTGTTACTGCTGCAGGGATCAGTATCTGTTTCAGATATGTTTCCATTTAAAGGTCCTTTTTCGCATACACGGGAGCTGAGACGGGTATAGAGGCAAGATCCCGGTTCATCCTTCG includes these proteins:
- a CDS encoding mechanosensitive ion channel family protein, with protein sequence METYLKQILIPAAVTLFSILVLLAIRLVLFTALRRWTHRTKTRLDNMIVNSLSLPSLYWCIAIGIYIGIAVSELPVKYVHYLNKSIDVIVILSITFAAASLSGKIFRNYIEDSNLPIPTTGLAYSIIRGTIVIIGLLIVLNTLGVSITPILTALGVGGLAVALALQDTLANLFAGVHILLERSIRIGDFVKLETGEEGYVEDITWRTTRIRMLPNNMVIIPNSKLAKSIVTNYYLPEKRMSLLIPVSVSYSSDPEKVEKILVEEVKKAVGEIPGLLGDPEPFVRFIPGFGSSSLDFTLICQVREFTDQYLAQHELRKKIFKRFGEEGIEIPFPHRTVYLREEKGWEK